In Prescottella soli, a genomic segment contains:
- a CDS encoding amidohydrolase, giving the protein MIVDHDRLVAWRRDLHAHPELSFAEFRTTALVRDHLHALGLDPVVLPEGTGLWCDVGPDTPACVALRADLDALPLTETTGLPYASRVEGVCHACGHDAHTAMLLEAATVLAADPPARRVRLIFQPGEETTPGGSLGVVAAGALEGVSRIFALHCAPQLEVGKLATRAGPITSSGAMLTVRLSSPGGHSARPHLTGDLIHAAAVLITGLASVLDRRLDARTATVLTWGRIQAGRVGNAIPESGELVGTLRSASHRTWATVEPLVRRAVADLLAPYGVEHQLDYVQGVPPVVNDPEATGEMISAIQSVVGLENLAEAGQSSGGEDFAWYLEHVPGAMARLGVWDGRSPRHDLHTPDFNLDERALVHGVRTLLALAYGG; this is encoded by the coding sequence ATGATTGTCGACCACGACAGGCTCGTCGCTTGGCGACGGGATCTGCACGCCCACCCCGAACTGTCCTTCGCGGAGTTCCGGACGACCGCGCTCGTGCGCGATCACCTGCACGCGCTGGGACTCGACCCGGTGGTCCTGCCCGAGGGGACCGGACTGTGGTGCGACGTCGGCCCGGACACCCCGGCGTGCGTCGCGTTGCGGGCCGACCTCGACGCGCTCCCGCTGACGGAGACCACCGGGCTGCCGTACGCCTCGCGGGTCGAGGGGGTGTGCCATGCGTGCGGACACGACGCGCACACCGCGATGCTTCTCGAGGCCGCGACCGTGCTCGCGGCCGATCCGCCCGCACGGCGGGTGCGGTTGATCTTCCAGCCGGGTGAGGAGACCACCCCGGGAGGCTCCCTCGGGGTCGTCGCCGCCGGCGCGCTCGAGGGCGTCTCGCGGATCTTCGCCCTGCACTGCGCGCCGCAACTCGAGGTCGGCAAACTTGCCACGCGGGCCGGCCCGATCACCTCGTCCGGTGCCATGCTCACGGTGCGGCTGTCGTCCCCGGGCGGCCATTCGGCGCGTCCGCACCTGACGGGCGATCTGATCCACGCCGCGGCCGTGCTGATCACCGGGCTGGCGTCGGTGCTCGATCGCCGGCTCGATGCACGCACCGCCACCGTGCTGACCTGGGGCCGGATCCAGGCCGGCCGGGTCGGCAACGCCATACCGGAATCGGGGGAACTGGTGGGCACCCTGCGCAGCGCGTCGCACCGGACATGGGCCACGGTGGAGCCGCTGGTGCGGCGCGCCGTCGCAGACCTGCTCGCGCCCTACGGCGTCGAACACCAACTGGACTATGTGCAGGGCGTGCCGCCGGTGGTCAACGACCCCGAGGCAACCGGCGAGATGATCTCCGCGATCCAGTCCGTGGTGGGTCTCGAGAACCTGGCCGAGGCGGGACAGTCGAGCGGCGGTGAGGACTTCGCCTGGTACCTCGAGCACGTCCCGGGTGCCATGGCGCGCCTGGGAGTCTGGGACGGGCGCAGTCCGCGACACGACCTGCACACCCCGGACTTCAACCTGGACGAGCGAGCCCTCGTCCACGGGGTGCGCACCCTGCTCGCCCTCGCCTACGGTGGGTAG
- a CDS encoding N-acetylglutaminylglutamine amidotransferase, with amino-acid sequence MCGICGEVRFDGATPDVAAVARMTDAMVTRGPDSAGAYAQQSVAFGHRRLCIIDLSARGGQPMVDSELRLSLVFNGCIYNYKELRAELQRAGYRFFSTADSEVVLKSFHRWGADCVHRFKGMFAFAIHEIDSGVVTFARDRLGIKPLYFAEQPGRLRFASTVQALLRGGGIDTTIDRVALHHYLSFAAAVPAPHTMFEGVRKLPPATIRVVQPDGTATERQYWEPRFEPSPERASWTPAQWQRALMDSLRTAVSRRMVADVPVGVLLSGGIDSSLLVALLAEQGQRDLATFSIGFDSAGGESGNEYFYSDLVARTFGTDHRQIHIDPSRLPAAVPRTVEAMSEPMLSHDCVAFFLLSEEVSRSVKVVQSGQGADEILGGYHWYPPLVGVAREQSAEAYAKVYLDRTHDDIAALLDPDYCLDHDVSWEFIVRNHSAPGADTSVDAALRLDTTVMLVEDPVKRVDTMTMAWGLEARVPFLDHEFVELAASCPSELKLAGDGKGVLKEASRGLLPNAVIDRTKGYFPVPGIRHLEGDVLDLVRDSLRSRSARERRMYRPEALDALFSAPNDIRTARGVNTLWQVGLLEMWLQAMERL; translated from the coding sequence ATGTGTGGCATATGCGGTGAAGTTCGTTTCGACGGCGCGACGCCCGACGTGGCCGCGGTGGCCCGGATGACCGACGCGATGGTGACACGCGGGCCGGATTCGGCCGGCGCGTACGCCCAGCAGTCGGTGGCGTTCGGTCATCGCCGGTTGTGCATCATCGACCTGTCGGCGCGGGGCGGCCAGCCGATGGTCGACAGCGAACTGCGGTTGTCGCTGGTGTTCAACGGCTGCATCTACAACTACAAGGAGTTGCGCGCGGAGCTGCAGCGGGCGGGATACCGGTTCTTCTCGACGGCGGACAGCGAGGTCGTGCTCAAGAGCTTCCATCGCTGGGGCGCGGACTGTGTCCACCGGTTCAAGGGCATGTTCGCGTTCGCGATACACGAGATCGATTCGGGTGTAGTGACTTTCGCTCGCGATCGGCTGGGGATCAAACCCCTGTACTTCGCCGAGCAGCCGGGGCGGCTGCGGTTCGCCTCGACGGTGCAGGCGCTGCTGCGCGGCGGTGGCATCGACACCACGATCGATCGCGTGGCCCTGCACCACTATCTGAGCTTCGCCGCGGCCGTACCGGCGCCGCACACCATGTTCGAGGGCGTCCGCAAGCTGCCACCGGCGACGATCCGGGTGGTGCAGCCGGACGGAACGGCCACCGAAAGACAATACTGGGAACCGCGATTCGAGCCGTCGCCCGAACGGGCGTCGTGGACGCCGGCGCAATGGCAGCGCGCGCTGATGGACTCGCTGCGCACGGCGGTGTCACGACGGATGGTTGCCGACGTTCCCGTGGGGGTGCTGCTCTCGGGTGGCATCGATTCCAGCCTGCTCGTGGCCCTGCTGGCCGAACAGGGGCAGCGGGACCTGGCCACGTTCAGTATCGGATTCGACTCGGCCGGAGGCGAATCCGGAAACGAGTACTTCTACTCCGACCTGGTGGCGCGGACGTTCGGCACCGATCACCGGCAGATCCACATCGATCCGTCGCGACTGCCGGCGGCGGTGCCGAGGACGGTCGAGGCGATGAGCGAGCCGATGCTCAGTCACGACTGCGTGGCGTTCTTTCTGCTGTCGGAAGAGGTCAGCAGGTCCGTCAAGGTGGTGCAGTCCGGCCAGGGCGCCGACGAGATCCTCGGCGGCTACCACTGGTATCCCCCTCTGGTCGGGGTGGCGCGGGAACAGTCCGCCGAGGCCTACGCCAAGGTGTACCTAGACCGCACGCACGACGACATCGCCGCCCTGCTCGACCCCGACTACTGCCTCGATCACGACGTCAGCTGGGAATTCATCGTGCGGAACCACAGCGCGCCGGGTGCCGACACCTCCGTCGACGCCGCGCTGAGGCTCGACACGACGGTGATGCTCGTGGAGGATCCGGTCAAGCGGGTGGACACGATGACCATGGCGTGGGGGCTCGAGGCCCGGGTGCCGTTCCTCGACCACGAGTTCGTGGAGCTGGCGGCCAGCTGCCCGTCGGAGCTCAAACTGGCGGGCGACGGCAAGGGCGTGCTGAAGGAGGCCAGTCGTGGCCTGCTCCCGAACGCGGTGATCGACCGGACCAAGGGGTACTTCCCGGTGCCCGGCATACGGCACCTCGAGGGCGACGTCCTCGACCTCGTCAGGGACTCGCTGCGCAGCCGCAGCGCCCGCGAGCGACGGATGTACCGGCCGGAGGCACTCGACGCGCTGTTCTCCGCGCCCAACGACATCCGCACCGCCCGCGGCGTGAACACCCTGTGGCAGGTGGGCCTGCTGGAGATGTGGCTGCAGGCGATGGAGCGGTTGTGA
- a CDS encoding multicopper oxidase family protein, protein MSGRMSRRAFNCGLAWTAGALGVGAAGIASVRAQDLGGFGNIDPARPLLFESPKLEPFVDELPRLPVLTGPQLELRAASTTHRFHRDLDPSPALAYGGMDYLGPTVEAHSGDPLIVAYRNEIGVHPLAADFDTTLHGVTEQDRTSVPTSMHLHGAETPPEHDGHPAFLQRPGQGHVHRYPNSHEGTQLWYHDHAMGITRLNVYAGLAGMFLLRDQFDTGTGGNAWGLPSGEFEIPLLLQEKIFTPDGRQSIRATPMVPQGRWDGGTPGDVGVVNGKIWPELEVARGMYRLRLVNAASFSVWNLFFGNRMRFWILGMEGGMLPAPVPSARVRLSPGERVDLLVDFAALEPGSTVELCNDEPPPLTASQRGARAMPLFCRFKVADGRGFTGAVPETLRGGPRQPAGLEPIPPPQVQRTVTVMQLIDPSTGGTVMSLNNLLFGDPDIEMPRQGAVELWNIVNVAPEPHPIHLHLVNFRVLGRQSIDVSRYTQRYPQPSIGTKWAPPADEFATSPLVPPEPWETGLKDTVVADPESITRIVVAFPTAERLGFDPDATFGGQSAAPAPPPADHAGHAMSAPDPSGPLQGYVWHCHMLDHEDHDMMLGFRTVAQ, encoded by the coding sequence ATGAGCGGACGGATGTCGAGGCGCGCGTTCAACTGCGGGCTCGCGTGGACCGCGGGGGCGCTCGGTGTCGGGGCGGCCGGGATCGCCTCGGTGCGGGCGCAGGATCTCGGCGGCTTCGGCAACATCGATCCGGCGCGCCCGCTGCTGTTCGAGTCGCCGAAGCTCGAGCCGTTCGTCGACGAACTGCCACGGCTGCCGGTGCTCACCGGCCCACAACTCGAACTGCGGGCCGCGAGCACCACCCACCGCTTCCACCGCGACCTGGATCCGTCGCCGGCCCTCGCGTACGGCGGCATGGACTACCTCGGACCCACGGTCGAAGCGCACAGCGGCGATCCGCTGATCGTCGCCTACCGCAACGAGATCGGTGTCCACCCGCTGGCCGCGGACTTCGACACCACACTGCACGGTGTCACCGAGCAGGACCGGACGTCGGTGCCGACGTCGATGCACCTGCACGGCGCGGAGACGCCGCCCGAGCACGACGGACACCCTGCGTTCCTGCAGCGACCGGGTCAGGGGCACGTCCATCGGTATCCGAACAGCCACGAGGGCACCCAGCTGTGGTACCACGACCACGCGATGGGTATCACCCGTCTCAACGTCTACGCCGGGCTCGCAGGCATGTTCCTGCTGCGCGACCAGTTCGACACGGGCACAGGTGGCAATGCGTGGGGCCTGCCCTCGGGGGAGTTCGAGATACCGCTTCTCCTGCAGGAGAAGATCTTCACCCCCGACGGGCGGCAGAGCATCCGCGCAACCCCGATGGTGCCGCAAGGCCGGTGGGACGGCGGCACCCCCGGTGACGTCGGAGTGGTGAACGGCAAGATCTGGCCCGAACTCGAGGTGGCGCGGGGGATGTACCGGCTGCGGCTCGTCAACGCCGCGTCGTTCAGTGTGTGGAATCTGTTCTTCGGCAACCGGATGCGGTTCTGGATCCTCGGCATGGAGGGCGGCATGCTGCCGGCGCCGGTGCCGTCGGCCCGGGTGCGGCTTTCACCAGGGGAGCGGGTCGACCTGCTGGTCGACTTCGCCGCGCTGGAGCCCGGTTCGACGGTGGAACTGTGCAACGACGAGCCGCCGCCACTCACCGCGTCCCAGCGCGGGGCTCGGGCGATGCCGCTGTTCTGCCGCTTCAAGGTTGCGGACGGCCGGGGCTTCACGGGTGCAGTGCCGGAGACACTGCGCGGTGGCCCGCGACAGCCCGCGGGCCTCGAGCCCATCCCGCCGCCGCAGGTGCAGCGGACCGTCACCGTTATGCAGCTGATCGATCCGTCGACCGGCGGAACGGTGATGTCGCTCAACAATCTTCTCTTCGGCGACCCCGACATCGAGATGCCGCGGCAGGGCGCGGTCGAACTGTGGAACATCGTCAACGTCGCGCCCGAGCCGCATCCGATTCACCTGCACCTGGTCAACTTTCGGGTCCTCGGCCGCCAGAGCATCGACGTGTCGCGCTACACGCAGCGGTACCCGCAGCCGTCGATCGGAACCAAGTGGGCGCCACCCGCCGACGAGTTCGCTACCTCGCCGCTGGTGCCGCCCGAGCCGTGGGAGACCGGACTCAAGGACACCGTGGTGGCCGATCCGGAGTCGATCACCCGCATCGTCGTCGCCTTCCCGACGGCGGAACGGCTCGGGTTCGACCCCGACGCGACATTCGGCGGCCAGAGTGCGGCACCGGCCCCGCCGCCGGCAGACCACGCCGGGCACGCGATGAGCGCGCCGGACCCGTCCGGTCCGCTGCAGGGCTACGTGTGGCACTGCCACATGCTCGACCACGAGGACCACGACATGATGCTCGGTTTCCGCACCGTCGCGCAGTGA
- a CDS encoding ubiquinol-cytochrome c reductase iron-sulfur subunit, with protein MKSVSDTRTEVPRRAFLITACAACGLAATACSSGTSGGDASTTISDPIEVPASDVPLGGGIVLTASKVVVTQPESGVFKAFSAVCTHQGCLVVGVRNGAVECPCHNSRFSAADGSVVRGPARQPLQPRTVTASADTLTIT; from the coding sequence ATGAAGTCCGTGAGTGATACCCGGACAGAGGTTCCGAGGCGCGCCTTCCTGATCACCGCTTGCGCGGCCTGCGGCCTCGCCGCTACTGCCTGCAGTTCAGGAACGAGTGGGGGCGACGCGAGCACGACCATCAGTGATCCGATCGAGGTACCCGCCTCCGACGTCCCCCTCGGGGGCGGGATTGTCCTGACTGCGAGCAAAGTCGTCGTCACGCAACCCGAGAGCGGCGTTTTCAAGGCCTTCTCCGCGGTCTGCACGCACCAGGGTTGCCTGGTGGTGGGAGTTCGGAACGGTGCTGTCGAGTGCCCGTGCCACAACAGCCGTTTCTCCGCAGCGGACGGCTCCGTCGTCCGAGGTCCGGCGCGGCAGCCACTTCAGCCTCGAACGGTCACAGCATCCGCCGACACTCTGACCATCACGTGA
- a CDS encoding arylsulfatase, with the protein MPDSKPNIVVIWGDDIGITNLSCYSDGIMGYRTPNIDRLADEGMKFTDSYGEQSCTAGRASFITGQSVYRTGMSKVGMPGADIGLSAEDPTIAELIKPLGYATGQFGKNHLGDLNKYLPTVHGFDEFFGNLYHLNAEEEPELPDYPDAKLYPRLYNLQRPRGVIRSWATEEDDPTEDPKFGRVGRQKIEDTGPLTKKRMETIDDEIADAAVDFVRRQHAADTPFFMWVNFTHMHLRTHTKPESLGQSGIWQSPYHDTMIDHDKNVGQVLDVLDELGLAEDTIVIYSTDNGPHANTWPDGATTPFRSEKDTNWEGAFRVPQVIRWPGRIPAGAISNDIVQHHDWLPTFLAAAGDTDVVDKLKQGHAVGDKTFKVHIDGYNLLPYLTGEVDRSPRRGMVYFSDDCDVLGVRFENWKIVFMEQRATGTLGIWAEPFTELRVPKLFNLRTDPYERADSTSNTYWDWFLDHDYIVFYGTAIGTAFLDTFKEFPPRQEPATFTIDHAVKKLHAFLARD; encoded by the coding sequence ATGCCGGATTCGAAGCCGAACATCGTGGTGATCTGGGGAGACGACATCGGGATCACCAACCTCAGCTGCTACAGCGACGGGATCATGGGATACCGGACGCCGAACATCGACCGCCTCGCCGACGAGGGCATGAAGTTCACCGACTCCTACGGGGAACAGAGCTGCACCGCGGGCCGCGCGTCGTTCATCACGGGTCAGAGCGTGTACCGGACGGGGATGAGCAAGGTCGGGATGCCCGGTGCCGACATCGGCCTGTCCGCGGAGGACCCGACCATCGCGGAGCTGATCAAGCCGCTCGGGTACGCGACCGGACAGTTCGGCAAGAACCATCTCGGTGACCTGAACAAGTACCTGCCGACCGTGCACGGGTTCGACGAGTTCTTCGGCAACCTCTACCACCTCAACGCCGAGGAAGAGCCGGAACTCCCGGACTATCCCGACGCGAAGCTGTACCCCCGCCTGTACAACCTCCAGAGGCCCCGCGGGGTCATTCGCTCCTGGGCCACCGAAGAGGACGATCCCACCGAGGACCCGAAGTTCGGCCGCGTGGGACGGCAGAAGATCGAGGACACCGGTCCGCTGACCAAGAAGCGGATGGAGACCATCGACGACGAGATCGCCGATGCGGCTGTCGACTTCGTCCGCCGCCAGCACGCAGCGGACACACCGTTCTTCATGTGGGTGAATTTCACCCACATGCACCTGCGCACGCACACCAAGCCGGAAAGCCTGGGGCAGTCGGGCATCTGGCAGTCGCCGTACCACGACACGATGATCGACCACGACAAGAACGTCGGCCAGGTCCTCGACGTCCTCGACGAACTGGGCCTCGCCGAGGACACGATCGTCATCTACAGCACCGACAACGGCCCGCACGCCAACACGTGGCCGGACGGCGCGACCACACCCTTCCGCAGTGAGAAGGACACCAACTGGGAAGGCGCATTCCGGGTTCCGCAGGTGATCCGGTGGCCCGGCAGGATCCCCGCGGGGGCAATCTCCAACGACATCGTCCAACATCACGACTGGCTGCCCACGTTCCTCGCGGCGGCCGGTGACACGGACGTCGTCGACAAGCTGAAGCAAGGACATGCCGTCGGGGACAAGACGTTCAAGGTCCACATCGACGGCTACAACCTGCTGCCGTACCTCACCGGGGAGGTGGACAGGAGTCCGCGCCGCGGCATGGTCTATTTCTCCGACGACTGCGATGTGCTGGGCGTGCGGTTCGAGAACTGGAAGATCGTCTTCATGGAGCAGCGGGCGACGGGCACGCTGGGGATCTGGGCGGAGCCGTTCACGGAACTGCGGGTCCCGAAGCTGTTCAACCTTCGCACCGACCCGTACGAGCGGGCCGATTCGACGTCGAACACGTACTGGGACTGGTTCCTCGACCACGACTACATCGTCTTCTACGGCACGGCGATCGGTACCGCCTTCCTCGACACGTTCAAGGAGTTCCCGCCGCGGCAGGAGCCGGCCACCTTCACGATCGACCATGCAGTGAAGAAGCTGCACGCCTTCCTCGCTCGGGACTGA
- a CDS encoding alpha/beta hydrolase family protein yields the protein MEQEGRQHIRFTSGASVSPDATGFAHIVDDGGYPWAVQRFLSGRHGSTDRRVELPVPGPVTRIVHSADSRWLACQVAPHGGNRTQVWVVRTDPLDRSARLVGSRHAVSTELIGWDGNRVALTATDEDGVAEARLVDPRTQDTVVLDRRVGSFLVDAWAGSALLRVGPRGHRELLLHRDDGSRIPLLPSDFGSTTDAGVILDDHRILGVLGQHRSPWASSEGEPDKYVRALVRSDNGAEFPRLLGVAASERGVSYRVLAERDNCGLDEFIVSDDHSTVALLWNYKGLSELQILHLADGTLDSPIRLPGLVASELSISADGSLLAVTVQGPGMPPSVEIVDPRTGEWGPVEPARTRIARADAPMLAELTARDGLPLTGWLYRAAGDGPGPVMLWFHGGPELQERPGYSDYFPALVEAGITVFAPNVRGSGGFGRTFLHADERYGRFAGIDDVADCVRYVVDNGLADSGRIACAGHSYGGYLTLAALTFHPDLFATGIAICGMSNLETFYANTEPWIAAAAYPKYGHPEHDRELLSELSPIHRVDALEASVLVVHGANDTNVPVSESEQVVASVQARGGVAELLLFDDEGHDIVKRENRHTLAKTMVNWLTSRLAPAPVSAI from the coding sequence ATGGAACAGGAAGGCCGACAACACATCCGCTTCACATCCGGTGCGTCGGTGTCGCCGGACGCGACCGGATTCGCGCACATCGTAGACGACGGGGGTTACCCCTGGGCGGTACAGCGGTTCCTGTCGGGCCGGCACGGCAGCACGGACCGTCGTGTGGAGCTACCCGTGCCCGGTCCGGTCACGCGGATCGTGCATTCGGCGGACAGTCGGTGGCTCGCGTGCCAGGTCGCTCCCCACGGCGGTAACCGCACCCAGGTGTGGGTCGTGCGAACCGACCCACTGGACCGTTCGGCCCGCCTCGTCGGGTCGCGGCACGCGGTCTCGACCGAGCTGATCGGATGGGACGGGAACCGGGTGGCGCTCACCGCAACCGACGAGGACGGAGTGGCGGAGGCGCGGTTGGTCGATCCACGCACGCAGGACACCGTCGTGCTGGACCGTCGTGTCGGCAGCTTCCTCGTCGACGCGTGGGCCGGATCGGCGCTGCTGCGGGTGGGCCCCCGCGGGCACCGCGAACTGCTGCTGCACCGCGACGACGGCAGCCGGATTCCGCTGCTGCCGTCCGACTTCGGGTCGACCACCGACGCGGGAGTCATCCTCGACGACCATCGCATCCTCGGCGTGCTCGGCCAGCACCGGTCGCCGTGGGCGTCGAGCGAGGGCGAGCCGGACAAGTACGTCCGCGCGCTCGTGCGTAGCGACAACGGTGCGGAGTTCCCGCGGCTGCTGGGAGTTGCCGCCTCCGAGCGAGGCGTCTCCTACCGGGTTCTGGCCGAGCGGGACAACTGCGGACTCGACGAGTTCATCGTCAGCGACGATCACAGCACCGTTGCCCTGCTGTGGAATTACAAGGGGCTCAGCGAATTGCAGATCCTGCATCTCGCAGACGGCACGCTCGATTCGCCGATCCGGCTGCCGGGACTGGTCGCGTCGGAGCTGAGTATCAGTGCCGACGGTTCGTTGCTGGCGGTCACCGTGCAGGGCCCCGGGATGCCGCCGTCGGTGGAGATCGTCGACCCGCGGACGGGGGAGTGGGGTCCGGTGGAACCGGCGCGGACCCGGATCGCCCGCGCCGACGCCCCGATGCTCGCCGAGCTCACCGCGCGCGACGGGTTACCTCTGACCGGGTGGCTGTACCGTGCGGCCGGGGACGGTCCCGGTCCGGTGATGCTCTGGTTCCACGGCGGACCGGAGCTTCAGGAACGCCCGGGGTACAGCGACTACTTTCCCGCCCTCGTCGAGGCCGGCATCACGGTCTTCGCGCCGAATGTGCGCGGCTCGGGCGGATTCGGCCGCACCTTTCTGCACGCCGACGAGCGGTACGGCCGATTCGCCGGCATCGACGACGTGGCGGACTGCGTGCGCTACGTCGTCGACAACGGACTCGCCGACTCCGGACGGATCGCGTGCGCCGGGCACTCGTACGGCGGGTACCTCACGTTGGCTGCACTCACGTTCCATCCCGACCTGTTCGCCACCGGCATCGCCATCTGCGGTATGAGCAACCTCGAGACCTTCTACGCCAACACCGAGCCGTGGATCGCGGCCGCCGCCTATCCCAAGTACGGGCATCCGGAGCACGACCGGGAACTGCTGTCCGAACTGTCTCCGATCCATCGCGTCGACGCCCTCGAAGCATCCGTCCTCGTGGTGCACGGCGCCAACGACACCAACGTGCCGGTCAGCGAGTCCGAACAGGTGGTGGCGTCCGTACAGGCCCGAGGCGGCGTCGCCGAACTCCTGTTGTTCGACGACGAGGGTCACGACATCGTCAAGCGGGAGAACCGGCACACCCTCGCGAAGACCATGGTGAACTGGCTGACCAGCCGGCTGGCCCCGGCCCCGGTGTCGGCGATCTGA
- a CDS encoding class I SAM-dependent methyltransferase yields MGFYTDRIVPHLVDVSCGNSLTEASRKRVCAGLHGRVIEIGFGSGLNVPFYPEAVDSVSAVEPADEAWKLARERLAHAGVPVERSGLDGQSLPFSDNIFDTALSTWTMCTIPDVHAALNEVRRVLKPGGTLHFVEHGLAPHEKVQRWQRRFEPIQKVVAGGCHITREIPDLIRAAGFEIRDLDTFYEKGAPKIMGALSLGVAEPIAG; encoded by the coding sequence TTGGGGTTCTACACGGATCGGATCGTTCCGCACCTGGTGGACGTCTCGTGTGGGAACTCGCTGACCGAAGCGTCGAGGAAGCGGGTATGCGCGGGCCTTCACGGTCGCGTGATCGAGATCGGGTTCGGTTCGGGCCTCAACGTCCCCTTCTACCCGGAGGCCGTCGATTCCGTCAGCGCCGTCGAACCGGCCGACGAAGCGTGGAAGTTGGCGCGTGAACGTCTCGCTCACGCCGGAGTCCCCGTCGAGCGATCGGGGCTCGACGGTCAGTCACTTCCGTTCTCCGACAACATCTTCGACACCGCCCTGTCCACGTGGACGATGTGCACCATCCCCGACGTCCATGCCGCGTTGAACGAGGTGCGGCGAGTCCTGAAACCCGGCGGAACCCTCCACTTCGTCGAGCACGGACTCGCGCCACACGAGAAGGTTCAGCGCTGGCAGCGCCGGTTCGAGCCGATCCAGAAAGTCGTCGCCGGCGGTTGCCACATCACGCGCGAGATTCCCGACCTCATCCGAGCCGCAGGCTTCGAGATCCGTGACCTGGACACGTTCTACGAGAAGGGTGCGCCGAAGATCATGGGCGCCCTCTCACTCGGGGTCGCAGAGCCCATTGCTGGTTGA